The window TCCGGCTCACCGCAGCCGCTCGGGGCAACAATAACCCCCACAGGTATTAACTTTGCCCTTTTTTCCCGCCATGCAGAAAAAGTTGTCTTAGTACTGGGTGTCAGAGATTCCTGCGATTCCACCCGGTTTGAAATCCCCCTGGACCCACAACTGCATAAGACCGGAGATATCTGGCATATCCACGTCAGTGGCCTGCCCTCTTACCTACGCTACGGTTACAGGCTCTCCGGCCCGATGGAACCCTCTACCAGCGGATTGGCCTATGATGACACCCTGATCATGCTTGATCCCTATGCCAAGGAGGTGCGTTCACCGCGTTGGGGCCAGGACCGCACCTGTATTCATCATCAGACCTGTGGCCTAATTCCTCTCAACGCCTATGATTGGGAAGAAGACCGCCCTTTGAACATTCCCTTGCAGGATACTGTCATCTACGAGATGCATGTACGCGGTTTTACCAAGCATCCTTCATCGCAATGCAGCTTCCCAGGAACCTTTAAAGGAGTTTGCGAAAAAATTGACTATATGAAGGCCTTAGGCATCACAGCTGTGGAACTCATGCCGGTAACAGAGTTCGATGAAACCGAATGCACCTTTCGCAATCCAAAAAGCAATGAACGGCTCCGTAACTTCTGGGGCTACAGCCCACTTTCCTTTTTTGCCCCTAAGGCCTCCTATTCTTCAGACAGCGCCCATCCTTTGCAGGAATTCCGTGACATGGTCAAAACCTTGCACCGGGCCGGTATAGAGGTAATACTTGATATCGTCTTCAACCATACCTCTGAGGGAGGATGGGATGGCCCCACCACCTCCTTTCGCGGCATTGATAACCCTATCTATTACCTCCTTGACTCGCAGACTAAAGAATATCTTAATTTTTCCGGCTGTGGCAATACCTGTAACTGCAACCATCCTATTGTCCGCAATCTGATTATGGATGCCCTGCACTGGTGGGTCGTGGAAATGCATGTGGATGGATTCCGGTTTGACCTTGCCTCAATTCTTGGTCGTGACCAGTACGGCCATGTCCTCAGCAATCCTCCGGTGGTAGAGATGATTGCCGAGGACCCTATCTTGGCAAATACAAAAATAATCGCGGAAGCTTGGGATGCGGCAGGTCTGTACCAGGTGGGCCATTTTTCGTCCCACCATCGCTGGGCAGAGTGGAACGGCAGATTTCGGGATGATGTGCGCATGTTTATGAACGGCACCCCTGGCATGGTGTCCGCCCTGGCCACCCGAATTGCAGGCAGTTCAGACCTTTATCAGCATAATGGACGCAGGCCCTGCAATTCCATCAACTTTATCACCAGTCATGATGGATTCACCCTGGCTGATCTTGTCAGCTATAATGAAAAGCAAAATATGGCAAATGGAGAGGATAATCGGGATGGAGATAATAATAATCTGAGCTGGGATTCAGGGTTTCCTGGACCGACCGATAATCCGGCAATCCTGGCTTTTCGTCGCCGTCGCATGAAGACAATGGCGGCTATCCTCTTCCTTTCCCAGGGCGTACCTATGCTGGTGGCTGGTGACGAATTCGGCCAGACCCAGCAGGGGAATAATAATGCCTGGTGTCAGGATAACGAACTCAGTTGGCTCAACTGGAATCTTGCCGAAAAAAACAAGGGCCAGGTCCGTTTTTTCAGTAAACTCATTCAGCTCCGAAAAAAACACGCCATCTTTCGTCGGGTGCATTTCTTTGAGGCCAATAATCAGGAGACAGCGCCTATGAGTCAGACAATCCACTGGCAGGCCCTGGAACCCGGCACGGAAGATTGGTCTGAGCACATCCATACCCTTTCCTTTCTCCTGAGAGGGGCGGCTATTGACGACGGCGATAATGATAATTTTTTTATTATGCTGAACGGCCACCCTGAGCAGGAGGCTGTCTTCACGCTCCCAGAAACGCATTCTGAAGAACCATCCTGCATCTGGAAGAAAATAATTGATACCAGTCAGGAAGCGCCTGCTGACATTTTTGACCTTGAAAAAGCCCGTACCGTTGCAGTGGGAAGTCAGATCAAGGTAGCAGCGATGGGATGTATAATTCTGCAAACAGCCGTTGTTCGCCAAGCAAAGAGACAAATGAAGAAAAAAAGGAGAAGATAGTAAAGAGGCAAGGAGAAAGGACGGAAAAAAGAAAGGAATCGTACGGGGCCGCGAACAAACGGCGGCCCCTTCTTGCAACAGAAGTACAGCAGAAGTATTATGATTCCTCTAAATTTTTCAGCTCCCTCCTTAAGGATTCTGCATAAACAGAATTTGTTTCATACAGATTAAGGTTAATCTCCTTGTAGGCCTCTCGTGCAGATTCAGCATAGTAAATTTTACTTCGTAACTCCTCAATACGATCCTGCTTTGTTCTTTGCTCATTCATGATAACACGTATACCAATAAATGATTGATAGTTAGAGAATGAAAATCATCCCCCTCTCCTCCCAGCGGGATCCAGCTCCCTACAACAACCCTAAAAAACGTACAGAGATACAAGCGGAGTCATATGTAGACTCCACAAAAAAAAGAAAACTTGAATAAAGAAGGGCAACACAAGAAATGCGCAGAGCGTGTTGCCCGTACTTATTTCACACGTCCAGCTCAGCGACTTCTAACGCGTGATTTTGAATGAATTCCCGTCGCGGCTCAACCTTATCACCCATCAGGGTAACAAAGAGATCATCAGCAGATTCAGCATCCTCAATCTTCACCTGCAAGAGGGTACGATTTTCAGGATTCATGGTGGTTTCCCATAACTGCTCAGGATTCATCTCACCAAGACCTTTATAGCGTTGCAGATGGCTGCCCTTAAAGGTCTCTTCCCGCACCAAACGAATCAGGTCATGCCAGGTATCGGCCTGAATTTCCTTTTCCAGTCCTGTGCTTGAAGTCTTGGTGATCATAAAGCTCCCGGAGATGTAGTCCTTAATCTCTGGATACAGATCAAGGGCATGACGATACTCGGGAATAAGGGGAATGTTGGGACCGAGAGTTATCCTGGTATGCCCCTGGCCGCGAAAGGCAACATCCGTCTCATAACAGCTTGGACGCCAACGACAAACACGGATGTCTCCAACAACCGCATCCAACGGAGCCAATTTTTCCAACAAGCCTTCCAGAAAGGCCTTGTCCTGAAACTGATCTGCAGAATGCACATCGTTTTCCAGCAGAAAAACGCTCAGCTTTTCCTGAATGTTCATCCGTTCCAGAAAACTGTTAACACGACCAAAGAAAGTTAATTTTTTGAGTATATTAACCAGAAGCTGCCCCTGAATCTCTTCGCCGTTTTCCCGACGAATCAGGATAGACTGAGCTGCCTGATCGTAAAGATAGTTATTCAGGGCATCATCATTAATAAAATACTGCTCTTTTTTCCCCCGTCCTAAACGGTACAGGGGAGGCTGACCAATATAGACATAGCCCTTTTCCACCAAGGGCAGCATTTGGCGATAAAAAAAGGTAAGCAGAAGGGTCCTGATATGGGCACCGTCCACATCCGCATCGGTCATAATGATGATCTTGTGATAACGGAGTTTTTCCTCATCAAATTCTTCCCGGCCAATACCAGTCCCCAGGGAGGCGATCAGCTGTTTGATCTCCTCGGAATCAAGAATTTTATCAAAACGGGCCTTTTCCACGTTCATGATTTTACCGCGCAAGGGCAGGATGGCCTGAATAGAGCGGTCCCGCCCCTGTTTGGCAGAACCACCCGCAGAATCACCCTCCACAATAAAGAGCTCCCGTTCTTCCGGGTTCTTGGACTGACATTCTGCTAATTTACCAGCCATCATCACCGAGGTGCCGCCCTTTTTCCGGGAAAGGTCCCTCGCCCTTTTTGCCGCTTCCCGAGCCCGGGCCGCATCAACAGCCTTGCTGAGGATCTGCTTAGCAACCTGGGGATTTTCCTCCAGGTAGGCGCTCAGTTTTTCATGACAGACGGTGGAGACAATGGACTTGACTTCAGCATTGCCCAGCTTCGTCTTGGTCTGGCCCTCAAACTGGGGATTAGGAACCCGCACTGAAACAATGGCCGTCAATCCTTCCCGGACATCATCACCGCCCATTTTGGCTCGC is drawn from Candidatus Electrothrix aestuarii and contains these coding sequences:
- the gyrB gene encoding DNA topoisomerase (ATP-hydrolyzing) subunit B — its product is MSEQEKASYGAEQIKVLDGLEAVRKRPAMYIGNTAEEGLHHLIYEVVDNSIDEALAGHCDRIRVVIRDNGGVSVEDNGRGIPVDKHPTEDMTALELVMTTLHAGGKFDHSSYKVSGGLHGVGVSVVNALSTAVTAEIKRNGSVYRQTYEYGDRTSELEVIGTSEETGTTITFQPDPTIFTETVVFKYETVRNRLRELAFLNRGIRIFLKDERSGAEDEFHFEGGIVEYVEYLNRRRTAIHPTPIFIEGEKDQVQVEVSLQYFDGYSERLASFVNNINTREGGSHVAGFRAALTKCINKYATDDVIPKNLRAKMGGDDVREGLTAIVSVRVPNPQFEGQTKTKLGNAEVKSIVSTVCHEKLSAYLEENPQVAKQILSKAVDAARAREAAKRARDLSRKKGGTSVMMAGKLAECQSKNPEERELFIVEGDSAGGSAKQGRDRSIQAILPLRGKIMNVEKARFDKILDSEEIKQLIASLGTGIGREEFDEEKLRYHKIIIMTDADVDGAHIRTLLLTFFYRQMLPLVEKGYVYIGQPPLYRLGRGKKEQYFINDDALNNYLYDQAAQSILIRRENGEEIQGQLLVNILKKLTFFGRVNSFLERMNIQEKLSVFLLENDVHSADQFQDKAFLEGLLEKLAPLDAVVGDIRVCRWRPSCYETDVAFRGQGHTRITLGPNIPLIPEYRHALDLYPEIKDYISGSFMITKTSSTGLEKEIQADTWHDLIRLVREETFKGSHLQRYKGLGEMNPEQLWETTMNPENRTLLQVKIEDAESADDLFVTLMGDKVEPRREFIQNHALEVAELDV
- the glgX gene encoding glycogen debranching protein GlgX, with the protein product MKINFPTLSGSPQPLGATITPTGINFALFSRHAEKVVLVLGVRDSCDSTRFEIPLDPQLHKTGDIWHIHVSGLPSYLRYGYRLSGPMEPSTSGLAYDDTLIMLDPYAKEVRSPRWGQDRTCIHHQTCGLIPLNAYDWEEDRPLNIPLQDTVIYEMHVRGFTKHPSSQCSFPGTFKGVCEKIDYMKALGITAVELMPVTEFDETECTFRNPKSNERLRNFWGYSPLSFFAPKASYSSDSAHPLQEFRDMVKTLHRAGIEVILDIVFNHTSEGGWDGPTTSFRGIDNPIYYLLDSQTKEYLNFSGCGNTCNCNHPIVRNLIMDALHWWVVEMHVDGFRFDLASILGRDQYGHVLSNPPVVEMIAEDPILANTKIIAEAWDAAGLYQVGHFSSHHRWAEWNGRFRDDVRMFMNGTPGMVSALATRIAGSSDLYQHNGRRPCNSINFITSHDGFTLADLVSYNEKQNMANGEDNRDGDNNNLSWDSGFPGPTDNPAILAFRRRRMKTMAAILFLSQGVPMLVAGDEFGQTQQGNNNAWCQDNELSWLNWNLAEKNKGQVRFFSKLIQLRKKHAIFRRVHFFEANNQETAPMSQTIHWQALEPGTEDWSEHIHTLSFLLRGAAIDDGDNDNFFIMLNGHPEQEAVFTLPETHSEEPSCIWKKIIDTSQEAPADIFDLEKARTVAVGSQIKVAAMGCIILQTAVVRQAKRQMKKKRRR